In Clostridium sporogenes, one genomic interval encodes:
- the murI gene encoding glutamate racemase: MSINDKPIGFFDSGVGGISVLKEAFKLLPKEDFLYYGDSKNAPYGTKKVEEVKALTFNATDFLMNKGIKALVVACNTATSVTINDLRENYDIPIIGIEPALKPAVELKKGGKIIIMATPMTLAEKKFANLMDLYKETEDIEPLPCPGLPELIEQGIVSGDIIYNYLKDKFSKYDNEKISAIVLGCTHYPFVEETLKEVTHNKACIIDGSSGTSRELKRQLKNSNMLREENRVGKVTIFNSKEDKDIIDLSYKLFNMK; the protein is encoded by the coding sequence TTGAGTATAAATGATAAGCCTATAGGTTTTTTTGATTCTGGAGTAGGCGGAATAAGTGTGTTAAAAGAAGCATTTAAGTTATTACCAAAGGAGGATTTTTTGTATTATGGAGATTCAAAAAATGCACCCTATGGAACTAAAAAAGTAGAAGAAGTTAAGGCGTTAACCTTTAATGCAACAGACTTTTTGATGAATAAGGGAATAAAAGCTTTAGTAGTGGCCTGTAATACAGCTACTAGCGTAACTATAAATGACTTAAGGGAAAATTATGATATCCCTATTATAGGCATTGAACCTGCTTTAAAACCTGCAGTGGAATTAAAGAAAGGTGGAAAGATAATAATAATGGCAACACCTATGACCTTAGCTGAAAAGAAATTTGCTAATTTAATGGATTTGTATAAAGAAACAGAGGATATAGAGCCGTTGCCTTGTCCTGGGCTACCAGAACTAATAGAACAGGGAATAGTTTCTGGAGATATAATTTATAATTATTTGAAGGATAAATTTTCAAAATATGACAATGAAAAAATATCAGCTATTGTTTTAGGATGCACTCATTATCCTTTTGTAGAAGAGACTTTAAAAGAGGTTACCCATAATAAAGCTTGTATAATAGATGGTAGTTCTGGTACATCTAGAGAATTAAAAAGACAATTAAAAAATAGTAATATGCTAAGAGAAGAAAATAGAGTGGGAAAAGTTACTATATTTAATTCAAAAGAGGATAAGGATATAATAGATCTAAGCTATAAACTTTTTAATATGAAATAA
- a CDS encoding peptidylprolyl isomerase produces the protein MNPIVSIKMSNGKEMKIELYPEIAPNTVNNFISLVNKGFYNGVIFHRVIPGFMIQGGCPNGNGMGGPGYSIKGEFKSNGFNNELKHTEGVISMARTMQPNSAGSQFFIMVADAPHLDNQYAAFGKVIEGLDVTKEIVSVDRDFKDKPLEDQVMKTVTVDTFGEEFDQPEKLS, from the coding sequence ATGAATCCTATAGTATCTATAAAAATGAGTAATGGAAAAGAAATGAAAATAGAATTATATCCAGAAATAGCACCTAATACGGTTAACAATTTTATATCATTAGTAAATAAAGGTTTTTATAATGGTGTTATATTCCACAGAGTAATTCCAGGATTTATGATTCAGGGAGGTTGTCCTAACGGAAACGGAATGGGAGGCCCAGGATATTCAATAAAAGGTGAATTTAAATCTAATGGATTTAACAATGAGTTAAAACATACAGAAGGTGTTATATCAATGGCCAGAACAATGCAGCCCAATTCTGCAGGAAGTCAATTCTTTATAATGGTTGCTGATGCACCACATTTAGATAACCAATATGCAGCTTTTGGAAAAGTTATAGAAGGACTAGATGTTACGAAAGAAATAGTAAGTGTAGATAGAGATTTTAAAGATAAACCTCTTGAAGATCAAGTTATGAAGACTGTAACAGTAGATACTTTTGGAGAAGAATTTGATCAGCCAGAAAAATTAAGTTAA
- a CDS encoding DUF3783 domain-containing protein produces MINNKLMLVYGLKEAELNLLKDMCANNNLPNYKIVNKSMCKMKLRDIIKGMNLEVEDVDMPEEKVVIFNNFSDNELELGVKKIKEILKPVPIMAVVTETSIDWEFKYLVDHLMEEREWYRKQNR; encoded by the coding sequence TTGATTAATAATAAGTTGATGCTTGTTTATGGATTAAAAGAAGCAGAGTTAAACTTGTTAAAAGATATGTGCGCTAATAATAATTTGCCTAATTATAAAATTGTAAACAAAAGTATGTGTAAAATGAAACTAAGAGATATAATAAAGGGTATGAACTTAGAAGTAGAAGATGTAGATATGCCAGAAGAAAAAGTAGTTATATTCAATAATTTTTCTGATAATGAATTAGAGCTAGGCGTAAAAAAAATAAAAGAAATTTTAAAACCAGTTCCTATAATGGCAGTAGTAACAGAAACTTCCATAGACTGGGAATTTAAATATTTGGTAGATCATTTAATGGAAGAAAGAGAATGGTATAGAAAACAAAATAGGTAA
- a CDS encoding helix-turn-helix domain-containing protein, whose amino-acid sequence MSRVSDKIKEARLKKGLTQKQLAKKLGVAESFINEVESGRKIINESLMNRISKVLGKGINDIGISFEEEVSSEPKREIPINKDNKIKDVWDNAFSSIIKDVPVYNYNLDRVIDKKQLPVIGNKVEGIHQDKVLFLKIEEEDMSGFRVNKGDIAFGYIHYEMENNCIFLIEHNNKRSVRQLKRLDGDKILLINNGISLRTEAVRLKDIKIIAKLLKVEVTL is encoded by the coding sequence GTGAGTAGAGTATCTGATAAAATAAAAGAAGCTAGGCTAAAAAAAGGATTAACACAGAAACAATTGGCTAAGAAATTAGGCGTAGCGGAGAGTTTTATAAATGAAGTAGAATCAGGAAGAAAAATAATAAATGAAAGTCTAATGAATAGAATATCAAAAGTATTAGGAAAAGGTATAAATGATATAGGAATTTCTTTTGAAGAAGAAGTGTCTTCAGAGCCTAAAAGAGAAATTCCTATAAATAAAGATAATAAAATAAAGGATGTATGGGATAATGCTTTTAGTTCTATAATAAAAGATGTTCCAGTTTATAATTATAACTTAGATAGAGTTATTGATAAGAAACAATTACCTGTTATAGGTAATAAGGTTGAAGGTATACACCAAGATAAAGTTTTGTTTTTAAAAATAGAAGAAGAGGATATGTCTGGTTTTAGAGTAAATAAAGGAGACATAGCCTTTGGATATATCCATTATGAAATGGAAAACAATTGTATATTTCTTATAGAACACAATAATAAAAGATCTGTAAGACAATTGAAAAGATTAGATGGAGATAAAATATTATTAATAAATAATGGAATATCTTTAAGAACTGAAGCTGTCAGACTAAAAGATATAAAAATTATAGCTAAATTGTTAAAAGTAGAAGTAACTCTTTAA
- a CDS encoding heme NO-binding domain-containing protein, with protein sequence MKGTVVATWVKTCKKLYGEEAVDQAMNAVGWQGKIFSPMENVEDIKVKDMINKIANNVNRDVKTLWGQIGQDNLKAFNNDYPAFFEHENLYSFLKSMFDVHVVMTKKFPGAKPPLLTIEPISEKQAIFSYSSKRGMFDYFLGLLKGSAEHFKENIKVDEIERKDDFLKLKLTFEKNIYYNKYFKFNKILSLGFIKNIGGKVALFTFILTILSSFALLGFNNLLKVLSIAFISSVAAYISTEILLKPKYLIFEEINKINRNHYVEDGDIKTGDFLEELYKELKKHKDIIKADFVGFKGVTDEMNTFVGNINVISETMSHTSTEISGVVEQVASCAVNQAQNTEQVVAVLNDNIQNLKDIVNSENSNKLELEKALEKVNNSYNNVNNTSKNILDSLEKFQKVKDKGLELETKAKDITNIVSIVSGISEQTNLLALNASIEAARAGEQGKGFAVVAEEVRKLAEQSKEAVEEINNNLIEFAGDIKNLVIRIESQYNVLEQETDRLEEVRDISYGATTSIGTVASAMIKTINELNKEADSISSIYDNIESLAAIAEENSASSEEVSANVSSYTNEIKKLVNNIHEFKQITETFKSDLSRYKI encoded by the coding sequence ATGAAGGGTACAGTAGTAGCAACATGGGTAAAGACCTGCAAGAAGCTCTATGGGGAAGAAGCAGTTGACCAAGCTATGAATGCTGTAGGATGGCAAGGTAAAATATTTTCACCAATGGAAAATGTTGAAGATATAAAAGTTAAAGATATGATAAATAAAATAGCAAATAATGTTAATAGGGATGTAAAGACTTTATGGGGACAAATAGGACAAGATAATTTAAAAGCTTTTAATAATGATTATCCAGCTTTTTTTGAACATGAGAACTTATATTCATTTTTAAAGTCTATGTTTGATGTTCATGTAGTTATGACTAAAAAATTTCCAGGGGCTAAGCCACCACTTTTAACTATAGAACCTATATCTGAAAAACAAGCTATATTTAGTTATAGTTCAAAAAGAGGAATGTTTGATTACTTTTTAGGGCTTTTAAAAGGAAGTGCAGAGCATTTTAAAGAGAACATCAAAGTAGATGAAATAGAAAGAAAAGATGATTTTTTAAAACTTAAGCTTACCTTTGAAAAAAATATTTATTATAATAAATATTTTAAATTTAATAAAATATTGTCTTTAGGGTTTATAAAAAATATAGGTGGAAAAGTTGCTTTATTTACATTCATATTAACTATTTTATCATCTTTTGCTTTATTAGGATTTAATAATTTACTTAAGGTTTTATCGATAGCTTTTATATCTTCTGTTGCAGCTTATATATCAACAGAAATATTGTTAAAACCTAAATATTTAATATTTGAAGAAATAAATAAAATAAATAGAAACCATTATGTAGAAGATGGTGATATTAAAACAGGTGATTTTTTAGAGGAATTATATAAAGAATTAAAGAAACATAAAGATATAATTAAAGCTGATTTTGTAGGTTTTAAGGGTGTTACAGATGAAATGAATACTTTCGTAGGTAATATAAATGTTATATCAGAAACCATGAGTCACACATCTACAGAAATATCAGGGGTAGTTGAACAGGTGGCTAGTTGTGCAGTAAACCAAGCTCAAAATACCGAACAAGTAGTAGCAGTTTTAAATGATAATATACAAAATTTAAAAGATATAGTTAATAGTGAAAATAGTAATAAGTTAGAATTAGAAAAGGCTTTAGAAAAGGTCAATAACAGTTATAATAATGTTAATAATACTAGTAAAAATATTTTAGATTCCCTTGAAAAATTTCAAAAAGTTAAGGATAAAGGATTAGAATTAGAAACCAAGGCAAAAGATATAACAAATATAGTATCCATTGTGTCAGGCATATCAGAACAGACTAATTTATTAGCCTTAAATGCATCCATTGAAGCCGCAAGGGCGGGAGAGCAAGGTAAAGGCTTTGCGGTAGTTGCAGAAGAGGTCAGAAAATTAGCTGAACAGTCTAAAGAAGCGGTTGAAGAAATTAATAATAATCTTATAGAATTTGCAGGAGATATAAAAAATTTAGTTATTAGAATAGAATCTCAATATAATGTATTAGAGCAAGAAACAGACAGATTAGAAGAGGTTAGAGATATTAGTTATGGAGCAACAACATCCATAGGCACCGTAGCTTCTGCTATGATTAAGACTATAAATGAACTTAATAAAGAAGCGGATTCTATATCAAGTATATATGATAATATAGAATCTTTGGCTGCTATAGCAGAGGAAAATTCAGCTTCATCCGAAGAAGTTAGTGCTAACGTATCAAGCTATACTAATGAAATTAAAAAATTAGTTAATAATATTCATGAATTTAAACAAATAACAGAAACATTTAAATCAGATTTAAGTAGATATAAAATATAA
- a CDS encoding radical SAM protein yields the protein MNTLENCTVCPRNCGANRIRGSLGFCNANSKIKVARASLHHWEEPCISGVNGSGTVFFSNCNLKCVFCQNYEISHLGKGKEISIERLSNIFLELQNKKAHNINLVTPTHYVPQIIEAIKISKSNGLTIPILYNSNGYENIETIKSLKGYIDVFLPDLKYFDDKYGKKYSNCNNYFNTACKAIKEMFNQVGEPVFSNDGIIKKGIVIRHLMLPGLLFDTKKIIDFIFKEFNHKVYISIMNQYTPMKNICNFNELSKNLNPKHYDAIIDYCLDLGIKNAFIQETSSSSKEFIPNFDLTGV from the coding sequence ATGAATACATTGGAAAATTGTACAGTATGTCCTAGAAATTGTGGAGCAAATAGAATACGGGGATCTTTAGGTTTTTGCAATGCAAACTCTAAAATAAAAGTTGCAAGAGCTTCGCTTCATCACTGGGAAGAGCCTTGTATATCTGGAGTTAACGGCTCAGGGACCGTATTCTTTTCAAACTGTAATTTGAAATGTGTTTTTTGCCAAAACTATGAAATTAGTCATTTAGGTAAAGGGAAAGAAATTTCCATAGAACGCTTATCTAATATTTTTTTAGAACTGCAAAATAAAAAAGCTCATAATATAAATTTAGTTACTCCTACTCACTATGTTCCTCAAATTATAGAGGCTATAAAAATTTCAAAATCTAATGGATTAACTATACCTATATTATATAATTCTAATGGATATGAAAATATTGAAACTATAAAATCCTTAAAGGGCTATATTGATGTGTTTTTGCCAGATCTAAAATATTTCGATGATAAGTATGGGAAGAAATATTCCAATTGTAATAATTACTTTAATACTGCATGTAAAGCTATAAAAGAAATGTTTAATCAAGTTGGAGAACCAGTATTTAGTAATGATGGAATTATTAAAAAAGGCATTGTAATAAGGCATCTTATGTTACCAGGCCTATTATTTGATACAAAAAAAATAATAGATTTTATATTTAAAGAATTTAATCATAAAGTTTATATAAGTATAATGAATCAGTACACTCCTATGAAAAATATCTGTAACTTTAATGAACTAAGTAAAAATCTTAATCCTAAACATTATGATGCTATAATAGATTATTGTTTAGACCTAGGAATAAAAAATGCCTTTATACAAGAAACTTCATCTTCATCTAAAGAATTTATACCTAATTTCGATTTAACAGGAGTATAA
- a CDS encoding transporter has translation MVKNKFSLIFQMGAVFIGTIVGAGLASGQEMTQFFTTYGYKSFIGLTICFFIYVIMGSIIIDISIKHNLTSYNSLISLVSPGFLGKAIDLLTGLFLISSSAIILAGSGSLLNQYFGISKWVGICIMVISSLIILLRDTKGLIEINSFIVPSLMIVIITVFILYLAFSKNVSIAQIKSVPHYRKHWLVSTLIYSGFNILCCSGVLVPLSTEIKDKNILKSGLVVGSLGLTILSFIINLLLLLNIPYIFKYEIPLLYIANRFGTIIQIMLLCIIWLEMFSTEVSNIFSVGKTMEESLGISYNKAVFIVILLAIPISQLGFVNLISVLYPSFAVVSFIFMIQCIIFYIKEK, from the coding sequence ATGGTTAAAAATAAATTTTCTTTAATTTTTCAAATGGGTGCAGTTTTCATTGGAACTATTGTTGGAGCTGGTCTTGCCTCTGGCCAAGAAATGACACAATTTTTTACTACATACGGATACAAAAGTTTTATAGGCCTAACTATATGTTTCTTTATCTATGTCATTATGGGATCTATAATTATTGACATTAGCATTAAACATAATTTAACTTCTTATAATAGCTTAATTTCTTTAGTTAGTCCTGGATTCTTAGGTAAAGCTATTGATTTATTAACTGGATTGTTTCTTATAAGTAGCTCTGCAATAATTTTAGCTGGAAGTGGTTCTTTATTAAATCAATACTTTGGTATTTCCAAATGGGTTGGTATTTGTATAATGGTTATATCTTCTCTTATTATATTACTAAGGGATACAAAGGGTCTTATTGAAATAAATTCTTTTATTGTTCCTTCTTTAATGATAGTTATCATAACTGTGTTTATATTATATTTAGCTTTTTCAAAAAATGTTAGCATAGCCCAAATAAAATCAGTTCCTCACTATAGAAAACATTGGTTAGTATCCACACTTATATATAGTGGATTTAATATATTATGTTGTAGTGGTGTTTTAGTACCTCTTAGTACTGAAATAAAAGATAAAAACATATTGAAATCCGGTTTAGTTGTTGGATCTTTAGGGCTTACAATTTTATCTTTTATAATAAATTTATTACTTTTGCTTAATATTCCTTACATCTTTAAATATGAGATACCGCTTTTATATATAGCTAATAGATTTGGTACTATAATTCAGATAATGCTTCTATGTATAATTTGGCTTGAAATGTTTTCCACTGAGGTTTCTAATATTTTTAGCGTAGGAAAAACCATGGAAGAATCCTTAGGAATATCTTATAATAAAGCAGTTTTCATAGTTATTCTTTTAGCTATACCTATATCTCAATTAGGTTTTGTTAACCTTATAAGTGTATTATATCCTAGTTTTGCTGTTGTAAGCTTTATTTTTATGATCCAATGTATTATATTTTATATTAAAGAAAAATAA
- a CDS encoding head-tail adaptor protein yields MYYKNFTKKIIIFLIFTTTISLFGCKKNKEDTKVTNDFDIKIATNLLNSYMECLIEENMEGAQKLYSKKLKKDKIKKENSDIKIKGYTTEEINEVGKSALFVTKVASVSVKEPYTSVEEYKIRVIKEENEYKIDEVNISMDKEAFTKKNRIRYRNKNNVKTELIIKPSTLPDYAYAKDDKANIEKLTVPKKNIGPMSLSYSENFIAISTYDKNSYIGIITIDESKAVQGGQDQGDQGGQGGAGGGEAGQKGTDIMEEIGEKPIGKEITSLDLLKGSKIDFMVFSPDEKFIAVQYETSDKTKNIRIYQADSANIIPFKMEDKFPLSKVNVTLSSFAPDSIIFNVSSKEKNDKNSTEFIGKWQLDLKEFKVKKM; encoded by the coding sequence TTGTATTATAAAAATTTTACAAAAAAAATAATAATATTTTTAATTTTTACTACTACTATTTCATTATTTGGATGTAAAAAAAATAAAGAGGATACTAAGGTAACTAATGATTTTGACATAAAAATAGCAACAAATTTATTGAATTCTTATATGGAATGTTTAATTGAAGAAAATATGGAAGGAGCTCAAAAGCTATACTCTAAGAAATTAAAAAAAGATAAAATAAAAAAAGAAAATAGTGATATAAAAATAAAGGGTTATACTACAGAGGAGATAAACGAGGTTGGTAAGTCAGCACTATTTGTAACAAAGGTAGCTAGTGTAAGCGTTAAGGAACCATATACTTCTGTAGAAGAATACAAAATAAGGGTAATAAAAGAAGAAAATGAATATAAAATAGATGAAGTAAACATAAGTATGGACAAAGAAGCATTTACAAAAAAAAATAGAATAAGATATAGAAATAAAAACAATGTTAAAACGGAACTAATAATAAAACCATCAACCTTGCCTGATTACGCATATGCAAAGGATGATAAGGCTAATATAGAAAAGCTAACTGTGCCTAAAAAAAATATAGGACCTATGAGTCTTTCTTATAGTGAAAATTTTATAGCAATATCAACTTATGATAAAAACTCTTATATTGGAATAATAACAATAGATGAATCAAAAGCTGTCCAAGGAGGCCAAGATCAAGGAGATCAAGGGGGTCAAGGAGGCGCTGGAGGTGGCGAAGCAGGGCAAAAGGGAACAGATATAATGGAGGAGATTGGAGAAAAGCCTATAGGAAAAGAAATAACTTCTTTAGATTTATTAAAAGGAAGTAAAATAGATTTTATGGTGTTTTCTCCTGATGAAAAATTTATAGCAGTTCAATATGAAACTAGTGATAAAACAAAAAATATAAGAATATATCAAGCTGATAGTGCAAACATAATACCTTTCAAGATGGAAGATAAATTTCCTTTAAGTAAAGTAAATGTAACGTTATCTTCTTTTGCGCCAGATTCTATAATATTTAATGTATCTAGTAAAGAAAAAAATGATAAAAATTCAACAGAATTTATAGGTAAGTGGCAACTAGATTTAAAAGAATTTAAAGTTAAAAAAATGTAG
- a CDS encoding TIGR01212 family radical SAM protein (This family includes YhcC from E. coli K-12, an uncharacterized radical SAM protein.), producing METKWYDKSYHSLNYFLRNKFGCKVFKISLDAGFSCPNRDGKVSKGGCIYCSERGSGDFAGDRNFKIYKQFEDIKKIMKEKWSRGKYIAYFQAYTNTYAPVDILREKYEEAMNEEGVVALAIATRPDCLDEEVLNLIEELSKKIYIWVELGLQTVNDETAKIINRGYKLNVFEKAVKNLRERNIDIVVHTIFGLPGETKEDMIGTVKYISKLDIQGVKFHLLHLLKDTPLVKLYESGNLRFLDMEEYIELICKAITLLPSNMVVHRLTGDAPRNLLIGPMWSLKKWEVLNAIDKKMKEDNLYQGLNFNNK from the coding sequence ATGGAAACAAAATGGTACGATAAGTCATATCATAGTTTAAATTATTTTTTAAGAAATAAATTTGGCTGTAAAGTTTTTAAAATATCATTAGATGCTGGATTTTCCTGTCCTAACAGAGATGGGAAAGTAAGCAAAGGGGGGTGTATATATTGTAGTGAAAGAGGATCAGGAGACTTTGCAGGTGATAGGAATTTTAAGATATATAAACAATTTGAAGATATAAAAAAAATAATGAAAGAAAAATGGAGTAGAGGTAAATATATTGCTTACTTTCAAGCTTATACTAATACCTATGCTCCTGTAGACATATTAAGAGAAAAGTATGAGGAAGCTATGAATGAGGAAGGTGTAGTTGCTTTAGCTATAGCAACAAGGCCAGATTGTTTAGACGAAGAAGTCTTAAATCTTATAGAAGAATTAAGTAAAAAAATATATATATGGGTAGAATTAGGACTTCAAACTGTAAATGACGAAACGGCTAAAATTATAAATAGAGGATATAAATTAAATGTTTTTGAAAAGGCAGTAAAAAATTTAAGAGAAAGAAATATAGATATAGTTGTACATACCATATTTGGATTACCAGGAGAAACAAAAGAGGATATGATAGGAACAGTTAAATATATATCTAAATTAGATATTCAAGGAGTTAAATTTCATTTATTGCATCTTTTAAAGGATACTCCTTTAGTAAAATTATATGAAAGTGGTAATTTAAGATTCTTAGATATGGAGGAGTATATAGAATTAATATGCAAAGCTATAACTTTATTACCATCTAATATGGTTGTCCATAGGCTTACAGGGGATGCACCTAGAAACCTTTTAATAGGACCTATGTGGAGTCTTAAGAAGTGGGAAGTTTTAAATGCTATAGATAAAAAAATGAAAGAAGATAATTTATATCAAGGTTTAAATTTTAATAATAAATAA
- a CDS encoding 2-phosphosulfolactate phosphatase family protein encodes MNIDIVISADHIDEKRLINKTIVVIDILRATSVITTAINNGCKKVIPVLTVEEAKDIAQNSKDDIILGGERNALKIDGFNFSNSPLEYTKKYVEGKTVVLSTTNGTRAINNSFNAKTILISALINSKATAKAIDKLNENLVIINSGTNGQFSIDDFMCSGYLIDCLYNIRKDLELSDIAKTAYYVYTNNKDMESFVQKATHYNRLKSLNLEKDLEYCFQKDIIDVVPQYKDGYIIKSNI; translated from the coding sequence ATGAATATTGATATAGTAATTTCAGCTGATCATATAGATGAGAAGAGATTGATTAATAAAACTATAGTAGTTATAGATATATTAAGAGCTACATCTGTGATTACTACGGCAATAAATAATGGATGTAAAAAAGTAATACCTGTTTTAACTGTAGAAGAAGCTAAAGATATAGCCCAAAATAGTAAAGATGACATTATTTTAGGGGGAGAAAGGAATGCTCTAAAGATAGATGGATTTAATTTTTCTAATTCTCCTTTAGAATACACAAAAAAATATGTAGAGGGAAAAACTGTTGTACTGAGTACTACTAATGGAACTAGGGCTATTAATAATAGTTTTAATGCAAAAACTATATTGATCTCTGCATTAATAAATTCTAAAGCTACAGCTAAAGCAATAGATAAGTTAAATGAGAATTTAGTTATAATTAATTCTGGAACTAATGGACAATTTTCCATAGATGATTTCATGTGTAGTGGTTATTTAATAGATTGTTTATATAATATAAGAAAAGATTTAGAGTTATCAGATATAGCTAAGACAGCTTATTATGTTTATACTAATAATAAAGACATGGAAAGTTTTGTACAAAAAGCAACTCATTATAATAGATTAAAATCTTTAAATTTAGAAAAGGATCTAGAATATTGCTTTCAAAAGGATATAATAGATGTTGTTCCACAATATAAAGATGGATATATTATAAAGTCAAATATATAA
- a CDS encoding HAD family hydrolase, translated as MKNIQGAIFDLDGTLIDSMTIWEKIDYDFLSKRNLKVPSDLKNKIETLTFEEGANFFKKNFKLKESPEEILKEWHNMVVKEYSHNIKLKNNVKDFLIKLKNKGVKLAVATSNTPELTKLVLEKNKILDLFDSITTISEVNRNKTFPDIYILCAKKLNLPPEKCAVFEDILPAIKSAKEAKMKTIGIYDDSSKDQENKIKEIADYYIYDYKELII; from the coding sequence TTGAAAAATATACAGGGTGCAATTTTTGATTTAGATGGAACATTGATAGATTCTATGACAATATGGGAAAAAATAGACTATGACTTTTTAAGTAAAAGAAACTTAAAGGTTCCTTCAGATTTAAAAAATAAAATAGAAACTCTTACCTTTGAAGAAGGGGCTAATTTTTTTAAAAAAAACTTTAAACTAAAAGAATCTCCAGAGGAAATTTTAAAAGAGTGGCATAACATGGTAGTTAAGGAGTATTCTCATAACATAAAATTAAAAAATAATGTGAAAGATTTTCTTATAAAATTAAAAAATAAAGGAGTAAAGTTAGCTGTTGCTACAAGTAATACTCCTGAACTAACTAAATTAGTACTAGAAAAAAACAAAATATTGGATTTATTTGATTCCATAACAACTATTAGTGAAGTTAATAGAAATAAGACCTTTCCTGACATATATATTCTATGTGCAAAAAAACTAAACTTACCTCCTGAAAAATGTGCTGTTTTTGAAGATATACTTCCTGCCATAAAAAGTGCTAAAGAGGCTAAAATGAAAACAATTGGAATTTATGATGATTCATCTAAAGATCAGGAAAATAAAATAAAGGAAATAGCAGATTATTATATTTATGACTATAAAGAATTAATAATATAA